In the genome of Calothrix sp. PCC 6303, the window TATGGATAATATCGAATTAATTCCCCAGAGCGGAGAAAATCCAGTAATCCTTCAATTGTTGATAACCCTTCTTGAATATCATCCAGGAAATCCTTGAGCCATTGTTCTGGGGAAAACTCACAAAAACGAATCCAATCCCCCTGAATTTCAATCTCGTATCCTTCCTGGGTGAGAAACAAATCGCGCACAGGATTATCCCCATCAACAATTCGTAATAACCCTGGATATTGCCGATGTCCTGGATTTTTGAGCCAATCCTTCGATTTTGCTGCTTTCAACTTTGCGAGAAACTCAGGTAAAGGTTGATTCCATAGTTGTGCAGAATTATTTACCATAACTTCCTCAGCTGACCAGTAATTTCCTAGCCGTTCCCAATTGCCACCATTGCAGACTTCTAATAAAAACGTTCTGTAAACTTCAGGTAGTCTAATTCCATGTTGTGCTTCTAACGCGCTCAACTTTGCTTCAGAACCAATTGGCGGATTAGTTGTGATTTCTGCATAGCGATCGCATGGATCGAATTTTCGCAATCGAGCAAGGGTGACGTGAATTCGCTCAGGAACAGTCAACCATTTTTGCAGGGGTAATTGGCAACCGAAATGACGCTGCACTTTATAAATGTCTCCATCGTACACCCTCACCCTTCCTTGCGGGTCGTGAGAGAACTGAATTTGTAACTGAGTTAGCACCTGACAGAATTGATCTGCTTCTGCATCTGTCGAAAATTGCCCCACACAATGGGGATGCTTGATTCTCTTAATCTCCCGATACATAAACTCACAAGCTTCAGCCTCATCCGTAAATTCAAACAGTATTTGTTGAACTGCACCACGTTCTGCATATACAACTTGCCAATGTTCCTGCGTTTGAATCAAGCAAATCTCATCATCACCCATTTGGCAAATTTGATACAGCCTACAACCTTCTCCCCAAAGTTTGAGATCGAGTAACTCTGCATTCAAATATTCAACATCCCACATCCACTCACCTCTTACTTCGCTTGTTCTGCTCGAAAAAGCCGGAGAAAACCCCCATCAAACCATTCCCCATAGTTAAACCGCAATTCCCCCGATAGTAGCATTTGACCCCGACAGTAAAGAAAGTAGGTTTCTTTAGGGAAATAACTGTGCAAAGGGAGCAATCCTTTTTTCAAAGCCGCTCGATACTCCCCAGGAGTCGCTTCGCGAACGCCATTTTGCCAGAGTCTTGCTAAGTGAGATGCTAAACAGTTTAAGAAAAATTCAGCTTGAGGCAAGGATGGATCTGTTCCTAAAGTTACCAACTCATCTTCTCTTCCTCTCCAATCAACAGACATTTCCCAATCTTCCACGGGAGGTAAGCAGGATGTCTGCGAAGCCCAAACAACTAACTCT includes:
- a CDS encoding SMI1/KNR4 family protein; protein product: MWDVEYLNAELLDLKLWGEGCRLYQICQMGDDEICLIQTQEHWQVVYAERGAVQQILFEFTDEAEACEFMYREIKRIKHPHCVGQFSTDAEADQFCQVLTQLQIQFSHDPQGRVRVYDGDIYKVQRHFGCQLPLQKWLTVPERIHVTLARLRKFDPCDRYAEITTNPPIGSEAKLSALEAQHGIRLPEVYRTFLLEVCNGGNWERLGNYWSAEEVMVNNSAQLWNQPLPEFLAKLKAAKSKDWLKNPGHRQYPGLLRIVDGDNPVRDLFLTQEGYEIEIQGDWIRFCEFSPEQWLKDFLDDIQEGLSTIEGLLDFLRSGELIRYYPYFHSVNVARLLAETIGLDINPELTNEQVKMSDEIDYKINQWRIENMGKMRYNFGFHSEQAEIRTQRILERLEYLKNII